One Microvirgula aerodenitrificans DSM 15089 DNA window includes the following coding sequences:
- a CDS encoding MFS transporter encodes MTRYLPYWCYYLHQGMVTALVLQGVVGYFRHAGLDLAQLSWLSLTLLPWVGKFLWAPWCERHALSLLGNRYQGSLVLLQLGMAALLATIGLLPPDHSVVTIVLALTLLTLLSASHGIYANGITICTTDDRSRPFANAAQVGGSYLGIPFGAFAFLAITQHAGWQRGFFAMAALSLLLLVPPLLLRRPTRPMAGQRPARLDLHSLRALWPALALTAIYYLAMRGLLGLQTVLLVDQGLSLTELGEAITLYSTLASGLGILLGGLLARRIGAWRSLLPVMVLHAALATLLALGYPHFRPSAWLLLFGLVNVAAAIGFVTLYNALMGLVRPHQPASDYALFQSTDMAVAMLASMASLRLAHDTGYRPVLALLAALALLSLWPASRLCRRLRRTTSATPPLQDAQHG; translated from the coding sequence ATGACACGCTATCTTCCCTACTGGTGCTACTACCTGCACCAGGGCATGGTCACCGCCCTGGTCCTGCAGGGCGTGGTCGGCTATTTCCGCCATGCCGGCCTGGATCTGGCCCAGCTCAGCTGGCTGTCGCTGACCCTGCTGCCGTGGGTCGGCAAATTCCTGTGGGCGCCATGGTGCGAACGCCACGCGCTGTCGCTGCTCGGCAACCGCTATCAGGGCAGTCTGGTCCTGCTGCAGCTGGGCATGGCCGCGCTGCTGGCGACCATCGGCCTGCTGCCGCCGGACCACTCGGTGGTCACGATCGTGCTGGCGCTGACGCTGCTGACCCTGCTGTCGGCCAGCCATGGCATCTACGCCAACGGCATCACCATCTGCACCACCGATGACCGCAGCCGGCCGTTCGCCAATGCCGCCCAGGTTGGCGGCAGCTATCTGGGCATCCCGTTCGGTGCCTTTGCCTTTCTGGCCATCACCCAGCACGCCGGCTGGCAGCGTGGTTTCTTCGCCATGGCAGCGCTGTCGCTGCTGCTGCTGGTGCCGCCCCTGCTGCTGCGGCGCCCGACCCGGCCGATGGCCGGCCAGCGACCGGCCAGGCTCGACCTGCACAGCCTGCGCGCATTGTGGCCGGCACTGGCGCTGACGGCGATCTACTACCTGGCGATGCGCGGCCTGCTGGGCCTGCAGACCGTGCTGCTGGTCGACCAGGGACTGAGCCTGACCGAGCTGGGCGAAGCCATCACCCTGTACAGCACGCTGGCCAGTGGCCTTGGCATCCTGCTCGGCGGGCTGCTGGCCCGGCGCATTGGCGCCTGGCGCAGTCTGCTGCCGGTGATGGTGCTGCATGCCGCGCTGGCCACCCTGCTCGCCCTCGGCTATCCGCACTTCAGGCCATCGGCCTGGCTGCTGCTGTTCGGGCTGGTCAATGTCGCCGCCGCCATCGGTTTCGTCACCCTGTACAACGCGCTGATGGGACTGGTGCGTCCGCACCAGCCCGCGTCGGACTACGCCCTGTTCCAGTCCACCGACATGGCCGTCGCCATGCTTGCCTCGATGGCCTCGCTGCGTCTGGCCCACGACACCGGCTATCGCCCGGTTCTGGCCCTGCTCGCCGCGCTGGCCCTTCTCAGCCTGTGGCCGGCCAGCCGGCTGTGCCGCCGGCTTCGCCGCACCACTTCCGCCACTCCTCCCCTTCAGGATGCCCAACATGGCTAA
- a CDS encoding helix-turn-helix transcriptional regulator codes for MLVWKGELRQPMTVNVHDDWDRIHFSCALQGSSSYSFHGGCGELEHALAEGGGCINYNPGCRGRASHAATFESVTVSVRPDLFASWAPELERSLKQELGSGRCYVPCGHNAEMRATAQGLSRALHVMELGADDGARRSPLWLMGQSLTLVGLALEGHAAARRQCPADLSLVDRQRLLRARDRLLGDLSQAPTIAALAREADLSVLKLKRGFRLLFNNSVYGLFQQERMHEARRRLSARDTPVMTVASDLGYTNASHFAAAFQKQFGVNPSTLKRR; via the coding sequence GTGCTGGTCTGGAAAGGCGAACTCCGGCAACCGATGACCGTGAACGTCCACGACGACTGGGACAGGATCCACTTCTCGTGCGCGCTTCAGGGCAGCTCCAGCTACTCGTTCCATGGCGGCTGCGGCGAGCTTGAGCACGCGCTGGCCGAAGGCGGCGGCTGCATCAACTACAACCCCGGCTGCCGGGGCCGTGCCAGCCACGCCGCAACGTTCGAGAGCGTGACCGTCTCGGTCCGGCCGGACCTGTTTGCCAGCTGGGCCCCGGAGCTGGAACGCTCGCTGAAGCAGGAACTCGGCAGCGGGCGCTGCTATGTGCCATGCGGCCACAATGCGGAAATGCGGGCGACGGCGCAGGGCTTGAGCCGGGCGCTGCACGTCATGGAACTGGGGGCGGATGACGGCGCCCGGCGCAGCCCGCTGTGGCTGATGGGGCAAAGCCTGACCCTGGTCGGCCTGGCACTGGAAGGCCACGCCGCCGCGCGGCGCCAGTGTCCGGCCGACCTCAGTCTGGTCGATCGCCAGCGCCTGCTGCGCGCAAGGGACCGCCTGCTGGGTGATCTCAGTCAGGCACCCACCATCGCCGCGCTGGCCAGGGAGGCCGACCTCAGTGTCCTCAAGCTGAAGCGCGGCTTTCGTCTGCTGTTCAACAACAGCGTCTACGGGCTGTTCCAGCAGGAGCGCATGCATGAAGCCCGCCGGCGGCTGTCGGCCCGCGACACCCCGGTAATGACGGTTGCATCAGATCTTGGCTACACCAATGCCAGCCATTTCGCAGCCGCATTTCAGAAGCAATTTGGCGTCAACCCGTCAACACTGAAACGGCGCTGA
- a CDS encoding condensation domain-containing protein, which translates to MAGDSLLATRLIGELERAGYEATLGDLFSAPTLAAFAATLQHRPPPAATALRPDPASRHLPFALTDVQQAYLVGRQPGFALGGVGSQFFVEFDAGKLDVGRFETAWNRLIQRHDMLRAVVRNDQLQVLATVPPFVLPRHRFARLDDADDLYRRLSRQVLDPGRWPVFDLQAAEDAHGHFRLYLCLDNLLLDGLSMQILLAELEQCYLQPACTLPPLEIGFRDYRAHVAGQQASEASLAYWRERLDRLPPPPQLPLRCDPASIGVPDFVRLSDHLPAADWQALKARASAARLTPSALLLAAYAAVLSAWSAQRALCLNLTLFDRQPVHAQIEHLLGDFTSLLLLAWQPAGNWLDSAQGLQRQLWQDLAHREVSALQLMRELAQRQGRAAVAMPVVFTSALGFDHGRFLAHASWLTPRRGISQTPQVWLDHQVYESEGELRFNWDAVEALFEPAQLRTMFQQYGALLRRLAVDDDAWQLALDTLLPRATPLRPAGPAPVAVVDRPPAAPSVDDAARVAQLCAHFRQVVGQPILPRQNFFDAGATSLKLVQLHVRLQQAGHGQLQVTDLFAHPSPQALAARLGGQPPSTGTEPQRRLPRRQRRQEPPR; encoded by the coding sequence TTGGCTGGCGACAGCCTGCTGGCCACACGCCTGATCGGCGAACTGGAACGGGCCGGTTACGAGGCGACACTGGGCGACCTGTTCTCGGCCCCGACGCTGGCCGCCTTCGCCGCCACGCTGCAGCATCGGCCGCCGCCGGCCGCCACGGCGCTGCGTCCCGACCCGGCATCGCGCCACCTGCCGTTCGCCCTGACCGACGTGCAGCAGGCTTATCTGGTCGGCCGCCAGCCGGGGTTTGCCCTCGGTGGCGTGGGATCGCAGTTCTTTGTCGAGTTCGACGCCGGCAAGCTGGATGTCGGCCGTTTCGAGACGGCCTGGAACCGGCTGATCCAGCGCCATGACATGCTGCGCGCCGTGGTGCGCAACGACCAGCTGCAAGTACTGGCCACGGTGCCGCCGTTCGTGCTGCCGCGCCACCGCTTTGCCCGTCTCGACGATGCCGACGATCTGTACCGGCGCCTGTCGCGTCAGGTACTCGACCCTGGCCGCTGGCCGGTGTTCGATCTGCAGGCGGCAGAAGACGCACACGGTCATTTCCGGCTCTATCTGTGCCTGGACAATCTGCTGCTCGACGGCCTGAGCATGCAGATCCTGCTGGCGGAGCTGGAACAGTGCTATCTGCAACCGGCCTGCACCCTGCCACCGCTGGAAATCGGTTTCCGCGACTACCGGGCCCACGTCGCCGGGCAGCAGGCGAGTGAGGCCTCGCTGGCCTACTGGCGCGAGCGCCTGGACCGGCTGCCGCCACCGCCGCAGTTGCCGCTGCGCTGCGATCCGGCCAGCATCGGCGTCCCGGACTTCGTCCGCCTGTCCGACCACTTGCCGGCCGCCGACTGGCAGGCACTGAAAGCACGCGCCAGCGCGGCCCGGCTGACGCCGTCGGCGCTGCTGCTGGCCGCCTACGCCGCCGTCCTGTCGGCCTGGAGCGCGCAACGCGCGCTGTGCCTGAACCTGACCCTGTTCGATCGCCAGCCGGTGCATGCGCAGATCGAACACCTGCTCGGCGATTTCACCTCGCTGCTGCTGCTCGCCTGGCAGCCGGCCGGCAACTGGCTGGACAGCGCACAGGGCCTGCAGCGCCAGTTGTGGCAGGACCTGGCGCATCGCGAGGTCTCCGCACTGCAACTGATGCGCGAACTGGCGCAGCGACAGGGCCGGGCCGCCGTCGCCATGCCGGTGGTATTCACCAGCGCGCTCGGCTTCGACCATGGCCGTTTTCTCGCCCATGCGTCGTGGCTGACGCCGCGCCGGGGCATTTCGCAGACGCCACAGGTCTGGCTGGATCACCAGGTCTATGAATCCGAAGGCGAGCTCCGCTTCAACTGGGATGCGGTGGAGGCGCTGTTCGAGCCGGCACAGTTGCGCACCATGTTCCAGCAATACGGCGCCCTGCTGCGCCGGCTGGCAGTCGACGACGACGCCTGGCAGCTGGCGCTGGACACGCTGCTGCCGCGCGCAACGCCGCTGCGGCCGGCCGGCCCGGCCCCTGTGGCAGTGGTCGACCGGCCGCCGGCCGCCCCGTCGGTCGACGACGCGGCACGCGTGGCCCAGCTGTGCGCCCATTTCCGGCAGGTGGTCGGCCAGCCGATCTTGCCACGGCAGAATTTCTTCGATGCCGGTGCGACCTCGCTGAAGCTGGTGCAACTGCATGTCCGGCTGCAACAGGCCGGCCATGGCCAGTTGCAGGTCACCGACCTGTTCGCCCATCCGTCCCCGCAAGCGCTGGCGGCCCGTCTCGGCGGCCAGCCACCATCCACCGGCACGGAACCGCAGCGGCGCTTGCCGCGCCGCCAGCGCCGGCAGGAGCCCCCCCGATGA